Proteins from a single region of Streptomyces sp. Tu 3180:
- a CDS encoding LLM class flavin-dependent oxidoreductase — protein sequence MQFGIFSVGDVTPDPTTGRTPTERERIKAMVAIALKAEEVGLDVFATGEHHNPPFVPSSPTTMLGYIAARTERLVLSTSTTLITTNDPVKIAEDFAMLQHLADGRVDLMMGRGNTGPVYPWFGQDIRQGINLAVENYALLHRLWREDVVDWEGKFRTPLQGFTSTPRPLDGVPPFVWHGSIRSPEIAEQAAYYGDGFFHNNIFWPADHTKRMVELYRTRYAHYGHGAPEQAIVGLGGQVFMRRNSQDAVREFRPYFDVAPVYGHGPSLEEFTEQTPLTVGSPQQVIEKTLSFREYAGDYQRQLFLMDHAGLPLKTVLEQLDLLGEEVVPVLRREFAKDRPAHVPDAPTHTSLLAAAKEGVRA from the coding sequence ATGCAGTTCGGGATCTTCAGCGTCGGGGATGTCACGCCCGACCCGACCACGGGGCGTACGCCGACCGAGCGCGAGCGGATCAAGGCCATGGTCGCCATCGCGCTGAAGGCCGAGGAGGTGGGCCTGGACGTCTTCGCGACCGGTGAGCACCACAACCCGCCGTTCGTGCCGTCCTCGCCGACCACCATGCTCGGCTACATCGCGGCGCGCACGGAGCGGCTGGTCCTCTCCACCTCCACCACCCTGATCACCACCAACGACCCGGTGAAGATCGCCGAGGACTTCGCGATGCTCCAGCACCTGGCCGACGGCCGGGTGGACCTGATGATGGGCCGCGGCAACACCGGGCCGGTCTACCCCTGGTTCGGCCAGGACATCCGCCAGGGCATCAACCTCGCCGTCGAGAACTACGCCCTGCTGCACCGGCTGTGGCGCGAGGACGTCGTCGACTGGGAGGGGAAGTTCCGCACCCCGCTGCAGGGCTTCACCTCCACGCCCCGCCCGCTGGACGGCGTGCCGCCGTTCGTCTGGCACGGCTCGATCCGCTCGCCGGAGATCGCCGAGCAGGCCGCGTACTACGGCGACGGCTTCTTCCACAACAACATCTTCTGGCCGGCCGACCACACCAAGCGGATGGTCGAGCTGTACCGGACCCGGTACGCCCACTACGGGCACGGCGCCCCCGAGCAGGCGATCGTCGGCCTCGGCGGGCAGGTGTTCATGCGCAGGAACAGCCAGGACGCGGTGCGCGAGTTCCGCCCCTACTTCGACGTCGCGCCGGTCTACGGGCACGGGCCCTCGCTGGAGGAGTTCACCGAGCAGACCCCGCTGACGGTCGGCTCCCCGCAGCAGGTCATCGAGAAGACGCTGTCCTTCCGCGAGTACGCCGGCGACTACCAGCGCCAGCTGTTCCTGATGGACCACGCCGGGCTGCCGCTGAAGACCGTGCTGGAGCAGCTCGACCTGCTCGGCGAGGAGGTCGTGCCGGTGCTGCGCAGGGAGTTCGCCAAGGACCGCCCGGCGCACGTGCCGGACGCGCCCACCCACACCTCGCTGCTGGCCGCCGCCAAGGAAGGGGTCCGGGCATGA
- a CDS encoding CE1759 family FMN reductase, protein MRLVVVSAGLSVPSSTRLLGDRLAAATAGRTSAEVRVIELRDLAVAIAHNFTSGFPGRELADAFDAVAAADGLIVVTPVFSASYSGLFKSFFDTLSVSDEGALAGKPVLIAATGGTARHSLVLDHALRPLFAHLKAVVVPTGVYAASEDWGAEGLDGRVARAAGELAALMGALPAVRPADGDASGGDASGGDTSGEPALVPFEERLAALRPTG, encoded by the coding sequence ATGAGGCTCGTCGTCGTCTCCGCAGGGCTGAGCGTGCCGTCGTCCACCCGGCTGCTCGGCGACCGGCTGGCCGCCGCGACCGCCGGGCGGACGTCGGCCGAGGTGCGGGTGATCGAGCTGCGCGACCTCGCCGTGGCGATCGCGCACAACTTCACCAGCGGTTTCCCGGGACGGGAGCTGGCCGACGCGTTCGACGCGGTGGCGGCGGCCGACGGGCTGATCGTGGTCACGCCGGTGTTCTCGGCGTCGTACAGCGGACTGTTCAAGTCGTTCTTCGACACCCTCAGCGTGAGCGACGAGGGCGCCCTGGCCGGGAAGCCGGTGCTGATCGCCGCGACCGGCGGCACGGCCCGGCACTCGCTCGTCCTCGACCACGCGCTGCGTCCGCTCTTCGCCCACCTGAAGGCCGTCGTCGTCCCGACCGGCGTGTACGCCGCCTCCGAGGACTGGGGCGCCGAGGGCCTGGACGGGCGCGTCGCGCGGGCGGCGGGGGAGCTGGCCGCACTGATGGGCGCGCTGCCCGCGGTCCGGCCGGCGGACGGGGACGCCAGCGGTGGTGACGCGAGCGGCGGGGACACGTCCGGCGAACCGGCGCTGGTGCCGTTCGAGGAGCGACTGGCGGCACTGCGGCCCACCGGGTGA
- a CDS encoding response regulator transcription factor — MPHTVLLAEDDRAIRNALERALTLEGYRVTAVADGVEALAQVHRSRPDVLVLDVMMPGIDGLQVCRVLRAEGDRTPVLMLTALVETADRIAGLDAGADDYVVKPFDVEEVFARLRALLRRARPDPENGGAAPAAEPPKPEAPGRFVEAAGVRMDPQARRAWRGERELELTRTEFELLELLVGNAGVVLDHSTIYDRIWGYDFGPGSKNLAVYVGYLRRKLDQPGAPQLIHTVRGVGYVLRED; from the coding sequence GTGCCGCACACCGTTCTGCTCGCCGAAGACGACCGCGCCATCCGCAACGCCCTGGAGCGCGCCCTGACCCTGGAGGGCTACCGGGTCACGGCCGTCGCCGACGGCGTCGAGGCCCTCGCCCAGGTCCACCGCAGCCGGCCCGACGTGCTGGTCCTGGACGTGATGATGCCCGGCATCGACGGGCTCCAGGTGTGCCGGGTGCTGCGCGCCGAGGGCGACCGCACGCCCGTGCTGATGCTGACGGCGCTGGTGGAGACCGCCGACCGGATCGCGGGACTGGACGCGGGCGCCGACGACTACGTCGTCAAGCCGTTCGACGTCGAGGAGGTCTTCGCCCGGCTGCGCGCCCTGCTGCGCCGGGCCCGGCCCGACCCGGAGAACGGCGGCGCGGCCCCCGCCGCCGAGCCGCCGAAGCCGGAGGCCCCCGGGCGGTTCGTCGAGGCGGCCGGGGTGCGCATGGACCCGCAGGCCCGCCGGGCCTGGCGGGGCGAGCGGGAACTGGAGCTGACCCGCACCGAGTTCGAGCTGCTGGAGCTGCTGGTCGGCAACGCGGGCGTCGTCCTGGACCACTCCACCATCTACGACCGCATCTGGGGCTACGACTTCGGCCCCGGCTCCAAGAACCTCGCCGTCTACGTCGGCTACCTGCGCCGCAAACTCGACCAGCCCGGCGCGCCGCAGCTGATCCACACGGTGCGCGGGGTGGGTTACGTGCTGCGGGAGGACTGA
- a CDS encoding HAMP domain-containing sensor histidine kinase — protein sequence MRLLSLGTTFAVAFAAVTATVTVLVGILSYNAAARLVRVDQQSVFDEVVQDLRGEVRENRMTPVDFSSTAPGHDLVRPARTDVQVLGPDGSVFDPGSPGLPVVAADRRIAGAAAAGEVVVHADVDVGDDVYRVATVSLGGSRGAVQVAQEFSDTEDLLRALQRRTLVLMAAVVVAAGLFGWWLARRITRRLVVLTHAAEDVARTRRLGIQVPVAGYDEVGRLGRAFDRMLGRLAQSEEDQRRLVQDAGHELRTPLTSLRTNISLLRRIDELPPGTREELVADLTQEARELTDLVNELVDLAAGQSDTEPPQRIDLADVAEDVAGLARRRTGREIVVGASGDTTTDGRPGMLTRALSNLVENAVKFDRDGHAPVEIRVAGPARPGTVRVEVRDRGPGIADDDLIRVFDRFYRAADARSLPGSGLGLSIVREVALAHGGAPYAFRREGGGTVIGFTVGGGTVERTGEDEAR from the coding sequence CTGCGGCTGCTGTCGCTGGGCACCACCTTCGCGGTGGCGTTCGCGGCGGTCACCGCCACGGTGACCGTCCTGGTCGGCATCCTGTCCTACAACGCGGCCGCCCGGCTGGTGCGGGTGGACCAGCAGTCCGTGTTCGACGAGGTCGTGCAGGACCTGCGCGGCGAGGTGCGGGAGAACCGGATGACACCGGTCGACTTCTCCTCCACCGCCCCCGGCCACGACCTGGTGCGGCCCGCCCGCACCGACGTCCAGGTGCTCGGGCCGGACGGCAGCGTCTTCGACCCGGGCAGCCCGGGGCTGCCGGTGGTCGCCGCCGACCGCCGGATCGCGGGCGCCGCCGCGGCCGGCGAGGTGGTCGTGCACGCGGACGTCGACGTCGGCGACGACGTCTACCGCGTCGCGACCGTCTCCCTGGGCGGCAGCCGGGGCGCGGTGCAGGTCGCGCAGGAGTTCAGCGACACGGAGGACCTGCTGCGGGCCCTCCAGCGGCGCACGCTGGTCCTGATGGCGGCGGTGGTGGTCGCCGCCGGGCTGTTCGGCTGGTGGCTGGCCCGGCGCATCACCCGCCGGCTCGTCGTCCTCACCCACGCCGCCGAGGACGTCGCCCGCACCCGCCGGCTCGGCATCCAGGTGCCCGTCGCCGGCTACGACGAGGTGGGACGCCTCGGCCGCGCCTTCGACCGGATGCTGGGCCGGCTCGCCCAGTCCGAGGAGGACCAGCGCCGCCTGGTGCAGGACGCCGGACACGAGCTGCGCACCCCGCTCACCTCGCTGCGCACCAACATCTCCCTGCTGCGCCGCATCGACGAGCTGCCGCCCGGCACCCGTGAGGAACTCGTCGCCGACCTCACCCAGGAGGCCCGCGAGCTGACCGACCTGGTCAACGAGCTCGTCGACCTCGCGGCCGGGCAGTCCGACACCGAGCCGCCGCAGCGGATCGACCTCGCCGACGTCGCCGAGGACGTGGCGGGACTGGCCCGGCGCCGCACCGGGCGGGAGATCGTGGTCGGCGCGAGCGGCGACACCACGACCGACGGGCGGCCGGGGATGCTCACGCGGGCGCTGTCCAACCTGGTCGAGAACGCCGTCAAGTTCGACCGGGACGGCCACGCGCCCGTGGAGATCCGCGTCGCCGGTCCCGCCCGGCCGGGCACGGTGCGGGTGGAGGTGCGCGACCGGGGGCCCGGCATCGCCGACGACGACCTGATCCGGGTCTTCGACCGCTTCTACCGCGCCGCCGACGCCCGCTCCCTCCCCGGTTCGGGACTCGGCCTGTCCATCGTGCGCGAGGTGGCCCTCGCGCACGGGGGAGCACCGTACGCCTTCCGGCGGGAGGGCGGCGGGACGGTGATCGGGTTCACGGTGGGCGGCGGCACCGTGGAGCGGACGGGCGAGGACGAGGCGCGGTGA